ATGACCGCCGTGTAATTGAGTCTGGTCTGGGTTTCGTAAAAGAGGCGGTAGATCTCGTTCGCCTTGTTGACGTCGAGACCGGTGGTCGGTTCGTCGAAAAATATAACCTTCGGATTGAGCACCAGGGCCCGGGCCAGGCCGGCACGCTTGCGCATTCCTCCGCTGAGCTGGGCCGGATACTTGTCTTCGGCTCCCTCGAGATCCATAAGCGCCAGCTTTTCCATCACCTTGGTGCGGATCTCTTCTTCCGCCATGGAGCTGCGCTCGCGCAACGGCAAAGCGACGTTGTCGTAGACGGTCAGGGAGTCGAAGAGTGCTGCATTCTGAAAGAGAACCCCGAAATTCATACGGATTTTCTTCAATTCCTTCCTGGTGATTTTCGCCAGATCCCGGCCGAAGACCAGAACCTGACCCTGGTCCGGGCGGATAAGTCCCAGCATATGTTTGAGAATCAAGCTCTTGCCCGTGCCGCTGGCCCCGACGATGACCGTTGTTCTGCCCTCCCGCACCTCGAGGTTGATGCGCCGCAGGACCTGTTGGCGGCCGAACGATTTTTCCACCTCGATCAACTGGATGGCTATCTGCTCATCCTTCTGACTCATAGTATCCGAACCTCGCAACGATTCATGTTCAAAACATCGTGTTAGGAGGCTGTCGGACTATCCATGAGCCGGCTGCAAATTCGGCTGCTTGGCCCATATTTCAACTCCTTTTCGGCCCATAGCTATGGCTATGAGCTCTCATACATCGTTTATCAGAGCATGATGGCGCTGATCAGGTAATCCCAATCCACCGGATTTTTCCAGGTGCAGGTAATAGCCCTTTGCTGCGGGGATCCAGACGATCAGAAGGGCGAAGACGAAGGACTTGACGAGTCCCATTTCGATATCCGCCCATTCCACGCTTCGATACATCCCCTGGAAATAGGTTCCCTCGTTGATGCCGAGCAGCACGACTCCGACAAGGTACCCTCCAAGGATGCCCATTAAGTCGAAAATAAACGTCAGAAGGGGGACTGAAATGATCCCCGCCACGTATTTTGGCGCCAGCAGAAATTTGTAGGGATCGATGGCCATGCACTCCAGGGCGTCGATCTGCTCCGAGTTGCGCATGATACCCACTTCGGCGCAGATGGCCGACCCGGCTCGGCCGATAACCATGAGTGCTGCAATGACGGGTCCGAGTTCACGGACCAGACTCAAAGCTACGGCTGAACCGAGAAGTCCTTCGGAGCTGAACTTGCGAAGGGTATAGTATCCTTGCAGTCCAAGAACCATTCCGGTGAAAGCACCGGTGAAAAGAATAACGAAGACCGAACGAGAGCCGATAAAGTGGATCTGTCGGATTACCGCGTCTATCTTATACGGCGGCCGGACCACGCTCCACAGGCAGACCAGCAGGAAAATCCCCATGCGGCCGATTCGCTCGAGGGTTTCGAGGCAGTAGTCGCCAATGATTTCAAACATTCTCAGCATTTTGAAAGCATATCCTAGCGGACGCATCCTCACTCCAATGTCGGCATTAACCACACCCTGGAGGGAAAAGTCCGCTCAGCCGAGGAGAAAATCAGATAGGCACCCGTGTCTCTCCAGCTTCAGTCGGGCACCTTTTTTGTGATGAAAGAGGAGACGATGGAAATGAGAATTGACGATGTTTTGGAAAGAGCATTACTTGAAAACCGTATCAGCAGGCAGGAATGGGAATCGATAATCGATATTGCAACCATTGAATATGAAACCATCCTTTCGGTGGAGAAAGACAGCCTGATGCGGCTCGTGACATTGCTGGAAGGCGGCGTGGTGCAGGTGGAAGGCGTTCCTCAGGCGGAGATTCTGCGGCGGCTGTCGGTTTTCGTCTGACACGGAATTTCTTCGCCGGCGGCTTTATGAAGGCAGAGACCGCATCTCGGATTCCGATTTCATCCGATCTGTTTCCCAGCCGCTGTTTTCTCTATTTTGTCCTTGACACCCTGATATCGGATTTGGTATCAATACCGAGCTTTTTCGGCACCCTGTCGTGTCGTAACGGCCCCGTCGCCAAGTGGTAAGGCAGAGGTCTGCAAAACCTCCATCACCAGTTCGAATCTGGTCGGGGCCTCCATTCACCTGCAAGCCAGCCTCCCGGGGCTGGCTTTTTTCATTTCATTCGATCGACATGCATCTATTCGCTCCCGACATCCTCATCATGTTCGTTTTCCTTGGCTCTCTGGCCGGTTTTCTGGCAGGTCTGCTGGGGATCGGGGGCGGAATCATCCTGGTCCCGCTTTTTCTCTGGAGCTTCAGCCTTGCCGGATTCGCACCGGATCTCATCGTTCACGCCGCGTTCGGTACCAGTCTGGCCATAATCATTCCAACGGCATTCAGCAGTACCCTGGGTCATCGAAAGAGGGGGAATGTGGACTGGCGTCAGGTCCGATACCTCGTCATGGGGGGGGTGATCGGGGCGATAACAGGTGCGACGCTTGCGGCGGAACTCTCCGGAGTCCGGCTCAAGGGTCTCTTTGGTCTGATGCAGATCATGGTGGCCCTGGAACTCCTTTTCTTTCACCCTCACCTTCCTCCGGAGGAAACCGGTCGCCTGGCTCGCACTCCGCTGCTGCTGGTCGGTTTGGCCGGCGGCGCCTTCTCCGCTTTTTTCGGCGTCGGGGGTGGAGTAATCGCCGTACCGCTCATGGTGATTCTGCTTCGACTGCCCATTCATCTGGCGGTCGGCAATTCAAGCGCGCTGATTGTCATTTCCTCTTTTTTCGGAGCCCTGTCCTATGTCATACACGGTTGGGAGATCCCTCTCCTGCCTCCTTTTTCTTTTGGGTACGTCAATGCCCTCGTGGCCCTGATTGTCGCTCCTTTCACCATGCTGTCGGCCCGCCTGGGGGTCAGGGTTGCCTGCCGGGTTCCCCATGATAAACTGGTCAGGATGTTTGCGGTTATTCTTCTGCTGGTGGGCTTCAGAATGATCATCAAGACCTTCTTTCCCTGATCTCTGTCTCACCACTCTCTCTTCGGTTCAGGAGGCCCTATGCAACGATTGCCTGCGGTGGCCGGCCAGTTCTATCCGGATAATCCGGGATCGCTGCGTGAAACAGTGACGGACCTTCTTGGATCGCCACGGGAGAGACGGTCCGCAATCGGCCTGATCGTCCCTCACGCCGGATATGTCTATTCAGGAGCCATTACCGGTCAGACCCTCGCCCGGGTGCTCATTCCCCGGCGCGTCGTCATTATTGGTCCAAACCACCATGGCTACGGCCATCCCGCCGCCGTGTACGCCTCCGGGACGTGGGTATCGCCACTGGGAACCACGGCCATTGATTGTGAACTGGCAAAATCGATCCTGAACGCCTGTCCCACTCTGGCCTCCGATGAGTCGGCCCACCGCTTTGAACACTCCCTGGAAGTTCTGCTCCCCTTCATTCAGGTTCTGGCGCCTGAGACGGCCATTGTCCCGATCTGCCTCGGCCGTCTGCCCCTGGAAGATCTGCTGGCCCTGGGTGACTCCCTGGGGAAGGTCCTGGCTGCCTCCGGTGAAGAGATCCTGCTCGTGGCAAGCTCGGACATGACCCATTACGAGTCTGGGGATATCGCCAGGGAGAAGGATATGCTGGCCCTGCAGAGAGTTCTCGAACTCGATCCTGCCGGGCTCTACAGAACCGTTGCCGCGCGGAAGATCACCATGTGCGGGGTCATCCCGGTCACTGTGATGCTGGCGGCGGCCCGGCAGCTTGGCGCCCGCAGCGCCACCCTTGTGCAATATGGCAACTCCGGAGATGTGACGGGTGATCAGTCGCAGGTGGTGGGGTATGCCGGGGTGATTCTCGACGTCTGATCGAGGGGGCATCCGGAGGAGTCTGCAAAAAGTCCTTGTCAAGGTCGGGTCATTCCAGTATAAAAACGGGGCCGCGAAGGCGGCCCTTTTTTTTCATGACAAGGAGCATGCTCATGTCCGCACTGCGCGTTCGATTCGCCCCCAGTCCAACGGGTTACCTGCACATCGGCGGCGCCCGCACGGCGCTCTTCAATTACCTTCTTGCCCGCAAGGAAGAGGGGACCTTTATCCTGCGCATCGAGGATACCGATGTCGCCCGCTCCACCCAGGAGTCGACGGACGCCATTCTGCAAGCTATGGAATGGCTGGGACTCTCTTATGATGAAGGCCCTTATTATCAGTCGCAGCGTTTCGATCTTTACCGGGAAAAGGTGGAGCAGCTTCTGGCCGAAGGGAAGGCGTATCGCTGCTACTGCTCCCCTGA
The window above is part of the Desulfuromonas sp. TF genome. Proteins encoded here:
- a CDS encoding ABC transporter ATP-binding protein, giving the protein MSQKDEQIAIQLIEVEKSFGRQQVLRRINLEVREGRTTVIVGASGTGKSLILKHMLGLIRPDQGQVLVFGRDLAKITRKELKKIRMNFGVLFQNAALFDSLTVYDNVALPLRERSSMAEEEIRTKVMEKLALMDLEGAEDKYPAQLSGGMRKRAGLARALVLNPKVIFFDEPTTGLDVNKANEIYRLFYETQTRLNYTAVIVSHDVPKILKLADYVAMLAEGVIQDCLTPEAFQISDNPIIRDYVEETMGPIYKSEREEYTL
- a CDS encoding ABC transporter permease encodes the protein MLRMFEIIGDYCLETLERIGRMGIFLLVCLWSVVRPPYKIDAVIRQIHFIGSRSVFVILFTGAFTGMVLGLQGYYTLRKFSSEGLLGSAVALSLVRELGPVIAALMVIGRAGSAICAEVGIMRNSEQIDALECMAIDPYKFLLAPKYVAGIISVPLLTFIFDLMGILGGYLVGVVLLGINEGTYFQGMYRSVEWADIEMGLVKSFVFALLIVWIPAAKGYYLHLEKSGGLGLPDQRHHALINDV
- the amrB gene encoding AmmeMemoRadiSam system protein B, encoding MQRLPAVAGQFYPDNPGSLRETVTDLLGSPRERRSAIGLIVPHAGYVYSGAITGQTLARVLIPRRVVIIGPNHHGYGHPAAVYASGTWVSPLGTTAIDCELAKSILNACPTLASDESAHRFEHSLEVLLPFIQVLAPETAIVPICLGRLPLEDLLALGDSLGKVLAASGEEILLVASSDMTHYESGDIAREKDMLALQRVLELDPAGLYRTVAARKITMCGVIPVTVMLAAARQLGARSATLVQYGNSGDVTGDQSQVVGYAGVILDV
- a CDS encoding sulfite exporter TauE/SafE family protein, giving the protein MHLFAPDILIMFVFLGSLAGFLAGLLGIGGGIILVPLFLWSFSLAGFAPDLIVHAAFGTSLAIIIPTAFSSTLGHRKRGNVDWRQVRYLVMGGVIGAITGATLAAELSGVRLKGLFGLMQIMVALELLFFHPHLPPEETGRLARTPLLLVGLAGGAFSAFFGVGGGVIAVPLMVILLRLPIHLAVGNSSALIVISSFFGALSYVIHGWEIPLLPPFSFGYVNALVALIVAPFTMLSARLGVRVACRVPHDKLVRMFAVILLLVGFRMIIKTFFP